A genomic stretch from bacterium includes:
- a CDS encoding glycoside hydrolase family 3 C-terminal domain-containing protein has product MYLHKLMFKMVLCRKSWIKFFIALFSLLSINVQSQNLEFRNSNLSIEERVEILFKQMTWQEKLCQTFSFHLSEEMLDEDGNISFSDEIKAVLPYGIGQLGKPNWVFDKGPKESAELTNKFQQIVIKSNRFGIPVIFHEEALHGLWAKGATVFPQAIAMSCTWDPFLINQVFKQIAEEVRSRGSHQVNTPMLDICRDPRWGRIEESYGEDPYLISRFAVAIVRGLQASSEFIDKDHVIATVKHFAAYGLTEGGLNKTPAFLGERFLREVVLPSFKAAITEAGALSVMPSYNEIDGIPSHANHWLLTDILRNEWHFKGYVVSDYGGVIQLNNFHHLAANNTDAGKIALLSGVDMELDNPYCFSSLLGSVKNDSTLQKALDRAVKKILTVKFKLGLFENHFVDPIRAEKINHSEENVKLTLKVAESSIVLLQNKNQILPLEKSKYKQIAVIGPHANSVHYGGYSTRHTEHGVSIFEGIKSYLGTEAKVSYAEGCRIHEGSGHWLDGVDDFVLSDTAKNRQKIEQAVKLARKSDLIILAVGSTPVTCGEFIGYRHNLDLFGQQNELAEALLKLNIPTVVCLVNGRPLTINEIDQRADAILETWYSGEQAGLAIAKVLFGEVNPSGKLTLTFPRSVGQIPLYYGKKPSGIHDYLVFRNEPLYPFGYGLSYTKFEYSNLTISKKKFDAHNEIKISFTIKNIGEYTGNEVAQLYIHDLVSSVTRPVKELKRFKKIHLEVGETKMVTFRLSAEDLKFYNNKMEYVTESGEFEIMIGASSADIRLSDKIVLIN; this is encoded by the coding sequence ATGTATCTGCACAAGCTAATGTTTAAAATGGTTCTATGTAGAAAAAGCTGGATTAAATTTTTTATCGCTCTCTTTTCATTGTTGAGTATTAATGTTCAATCACAAAATTTAGAATTTAGAAATTCAAATCTTTCAATTGAAGAAAGAGTAGAAATTTTGTTTAAGCAAATGACCTGGCAAGAGAAATTATGCCAGACTTTCAGCTTTCATTTATCTGAGGAAATGTTGGACGAAGATGGGAACATCAGTTTTAGCGATGAAATTAAGGCTGTTTTGCCCTATGGTATTGGTCAATTAGGAAAACCCAATTGGGTATTTGATAAAGGGCCTAAAGAAAGTGCGGAACTAACGAATAAATTTCAACAAATTGTCATAAAAAGTAATCGTTTCGGTATTCCAGTTATTTTTCATGAAGAAGCCTTACATGGACTCTGGGCTAAAGGAGCCACTGTGTTTCCACAAGCTATTGCCATGTCCTGTACCTGGGATCCCTTCTTAATTAATCAGGTATTTAAACAGATTGCAGAGGAGGTTCGCTCTCGTGGAAGTCATCAGGTTAATACACCAATGCTTGATATTTGTCGTGATCCTCGTTGGGGTAGAATTGAAGAGTCGTATGGTGAAGATCCTTATTTGATTTCACGTTTTGCAGTTGCCATTGTCAGGGGTCTGCAAGCTAGCAGTGAATTTATTGATAAAGATCATGTCATCGCTACAGTAAAACATTTTGCCGCCTATGGATTGACCGAGGGGGGCCTTAATAAGACTCCGGCATTTTTGGGTGAGCGTTTTTTAAGAGAAGTTGTTCTCCCTTCTTTTAAAGCAGCTATAACAGAAGCCGGTGCATTAAGTGTAATGCCATCTTATAATGAGATTGATGGGATTCCTTCGCATGCTAATCATTGGTTGCTTACCGATATTTTAAGGAATGAATGGCATTTTAAGGGATATGTGGTATCAGATTATGGAGGCGTAATTCAATTAAACAATTTTCATCATCTTGCTGCAAATAATACAGATGCCGGAAAGATTGCCCTGCTGTCCGGTGTGGATATGGAATTAGATAATCCATATTGTTTTAGTTCGTTATTGGGATCCGTAAAAAATGATTCAACGCTTCAAAAAGCGCTTGATCGGGCTGTTAAAAAAATATTGACTGTAAAATTTAAATTGGGCTTATTTGAGAATCATTTTGTTGATCCTATCCGAGCAGAAAAAATTAATCATTCGGAAGAAAACGTAAAGCTTACTCTGAAGGTTGCCGAATCATCAATCGTATTATTACAAAATAAAAATCAGATATTACCCTTAGAAAAGTCTAAATACAAACAAATAGCTGTCATTGGCCCTCATGCTAACTCTGTGCATTACGGGGGCTATTCTACTCGACATACTGAACATGGTGTTTCTATATTTGAAGGGATTAAGAGCTACCTTGGAACTGAAGCGAAAGTTAGTTATGCAGAGGGATGCCGTATTCACGAAGGAAGTGGACACTGGCTGGATGGAGTGGATGATTTTGTATTGAGTGATACTGCAAAAAACAGGCAAAAAATTGAACAAGCCGTTAAATTAGCCAGAAAAAGTGATTTGATTATTCTTGCAGTTGGGAGCACTCCGGTGACCTGTGGTGAATTTATTGGTTACCGGCACAATCTGGATTTGTTCGGTCAACAGAACGAATTGGCAGAAGCCCTCCTGAAATTGAACATCCCGACGGTTGTATGTTTGGTTAATGGTCGGCCATTAACGATTAATGAAATTGATCAGCGCGCGGATGCAATTTTGGAAACCTGGTATTCCGGCGAACAGGCTGGCCTGGCCATTGCAAAAGTTCTATTTGGAGAAGTAAATCCCAGTGGAAAGCTTACTCTGACTTTTCCCCGGTCTGTTGGCCAAATACCCCTTTATTATGGTAAAAAGCCGAGCGGAATACACGATTATCTTGTCTTTAGAAATGAACCACTTTATCCTTTCGGGTACGGCCTGAGTTACACAAAATTTGAGTATTCTAACCTTACAATAAGTAAAAAGAAATTTGATGCCCATAATGAGATCAAAATAAGTTTTACTATAAAGAATATTGGCGAATACACAGGGAATGAGGTCGCGCAACTCTACATTCATGATTTAGTCAGTTCAGTTACCAGGCCGGTCAAGGAATTGAAGCGGTTTAAAAAAATTCATTTGGAAGTTGGTGAAACCAAAATGGTAACTTTCCGCTTATCCGCAGAAGATTTAAAATTTTACAATAACAAGATGGAATATGTTACTGAATCTGGTGAATTTGAAATTATGATAGGAGCATCCTCGGCTGATATTCGATTAAGTGATAAAATTGTTTTAATTAATTGA
- a CDS encoding DUF4982 domain-containing protein — MNKRIEVEKVLIFMLLSLSIFNNCSVPANKNVRTHKKFDSEWKFAKGDFKDAQKSDYDDSNWRQLDLPHDWAIEGPFTKKVFFGGGYLPYPGTGWYRKTFRINCKDKRVQLQFDGVMRNAKVWVNGEYVGTWAYGYSSFAFDITRYLKQDKENIVAVRVKNTDYSSRWYPGSGIYRNVWLTVTNPVHIGHWGTYVTCPKVTDEMATVRVETEVENNNKRMEEILLETSIIDHRGHVIAINTQSGKIKDKGVKKIIQELAIKNPHRWDVNDPYLYKVVSRVKKDGMLIDDYETPIGVRTFRFDANNGFFLNGRHLKIKGVNMHHGLGPLGAAVSFRAIQRQLEILKSMGVNAVRTAHNPPSPEMLELCDQMGILVMDEAFDEWRRPKWDKLKIYHIFFDEWAEKDMRAMIKRDRNHASIILWSIGNEIPELGTEDGKRSARMLTDICHEMDPTRPVTSGIHLSIKLDQELMDILDVAGFNYWHDRLEQIHLTYPDKPLLVTEASAVLSSRGEYHFPVKRIYSGYRDKSFQISSYDLVNTGFGTLPDVEFKLQDDNSWLAGQFVWSGFDYHGEPDPYENMWPAHSSYFGIVDMCGFPKDRYYLYQSVWTDKPMIHLLPHWNWPGREGEITPVYCYTNCASAELFVNGKSLGKKEKKSGEYRLKWENVRYQPGSIKAIGYDNQGKALRETQIKTASAPFQIELVPDRKNIRSDGEDLAFVTVRIKDKDGNLCPLADNPINFLIEGEGTIAAVGNGNPASLESYQDSQRKAFHGLCLVVVRATKYSGEIHLTATSQGLREDAITIKSKN; from the coding sequence ATGAATAAAAGAATAGAAGTAGAAAAAGTATTAATTTTTATGTTATTATCTCTATCTATTTTCAATAATTGCAGCGTCCCAGCGAATAAGAATGTTCGTACTCATAAAAAATTTGATTCAGAATGGAAATTTGCCAAAGGTGATTTCAAAGATGCTCAAAAATCTGATTATGATGATTCAAATTGGAGGCAACTTGATTTACCTCATGACTGGGCAATTGAAGGGCCGTTTACGAAAAAAGTTTTTTTTGGTGGTGGATATCTGCCATATCCGGGTACCGGCTGGTACAGAAAAACTTTTAGAATAAACTGTAAAGATAAAAGAGTTCAATTACAGTTCGATGGTGTAATGAGAAATGCCAAAGTCTGGGTTAATGGTGAATATGTTGGTACATGGGCTTACGGTTATTCTTCTTTTGCTTTTGATATTACCAGGTATCTGAAGCAGGATAAAGAAAATATCGTAGCTGTCCGGGTAAAAAATACAGACTATTCATCCCGATGGTATCCGGGGTCGGGTATCTATCGGAATGTATGGCTTACAGTTACCAACCCGGTTCATATTGGACATTGGGGAACTTACGTAACTTGCCCTAAAGTAACTGATGAAATGGCAACTGTAAGAGTTGAAACTGAGGTTGAAAACAATAATAAGAGAATGGAAGAGATTTTGTTGGAGACTTCGATTATTGACCACAGAGGGCATGTTATAGCAATTAATACTCAATCCGGAAAGATAAAAGATAAAGGAGTAAAAAAAATTATCCAGGAACTGGCGATTAAGAATCCGCACAGATGGGATGTGAATGATCCATATTTATACAAAGTTGTAAGCAGGGTAAAAAAAGATGGAATGCTGATTGATGATTATGAGACTCCCATTGGTGTCCGCACTTTCCGTTTTGATGCAAATAATGGTTTCTTCCTTAATGGTCGTCATTTGAAAATAAAAGGTGTGAATATGCATCATGGTTTGGGACCGTTAGGTGCTGCCGTATCATTTCGGGCTATTCAGCGACAGTTGGAAATTCTGAAATCAATGGGAGTAAATGCTGTCCGGACTGCCCATAATCCTCCTTCTCCCGAGATGCTTGAACTGTGTGACCAAATGGGAATCCTGGTCATGGATGAGGCTTTTGATGAATGGCGTCGACCTAAATGGGATAAATTAAAAATTTATCATATTTTCTTTGATGAATGGGCTGAGAAAGATATGCGCGCCATGATTAAGAGGGATCGAAACCACGCTTCAATTATTCTTTGGAGTATAGGAAATGAGATCCCCGAATTAGGAACAGAAGATGGAAAAAGAAGTGCGAGAATGCTCACTGATATTTGTCATGAAATGGACCCTACCCGGCCTGTAACTTCAGGGATTCATCTCAGCATTAAGCTGGATCAGGAACTGATGGATATTTTAGATGTGGCGGGTTTTAATTACTGGCATGATCGGCTTGAGCAGATTCATCTAACCTATCCTGATAAACCGCTGCTTGTTACTGAAGCTTCAGCTGTATTGAGCAGTAGGGGAGAATATCATTTCCCTGTTAAAAGAATTTATTCAGGTTACCGGGATAAATCTTTTCAAATATCCTCATATGATTTGGTAAATACGGGTTTTGGTACTCTGCCTGATGTTGAATTCAAATTGCAGGATGATAATTCCTGGTTAGCAGGCCAATTTGTCTGGTCCGGTTTTGATTACCATGGTGAACCAGATCCTTATGAAAATATGTGGCCGGCTCACAGCAGCTATTTCGGCATTGTGGACATGTGCGGCTTTCCCAAAGATCGCTATTATTTGTACCAGAGCGTCTGGACAGACAAACCGATGATCCACCTGCTTCCACACTGGAATTGGCCAGGAAGAGAAGGGGAGATCACCCCGGTTTATTGTTATACCAATTGTGCCTCAGCTGAACTGTTTGTTAATGGCAAGTCTCTGGGTAAAAAAGAAAAGAAATCTGGCGAGTATCGGCTTAAATGGGAGAATGTTAGATATCAGCCTGGTTCTATAAAGGCAATAGGATATGATAATCAGGGCAAGGCACTACGTGAAACACAAATCAAAACTGCCAGTGCACCCTTTCAAATTGAGCTTGTTCCCGATCGCAAAAACATACGTTCTGATGGTGAAGACCTTGCGTTTGTCACCGTCCGTATTAAAGATAAAGATGGAAACCTCTGTCCGTTGGCTGATAATCCGATTAATTTCCTGATCGAAGGTGAAGGGACTATTGCTGCTGTGGGGAATGGAAATCCTGCTAGTCTGGAGAGTTATCAGGATTCGCAGCGGAAAGCCTTTCATGGGCTTTGTCTGGTAGTGGTAAGAGCAACAAAATATTCCGGAGAAATACATCTTACGGCAACATCCCAGGGTTTGAGAGAAGATGCGATTACTATCAAATCGAAAAACTAG